A region from the Brachyspira hampsonii genome encodes:
- a CDS encoding streptolysin associated protein SagC, whose amino-acid sequence MAKKNIKLYDNVSIFFNSDNEIRFRKGVWNFEEASLDLNDLNDNIKEAVMFISKELFDDKLISFDDIVKKFSLNDKDSDFLNDIISSLIGNRFLEYDDKKNNMLNTVYEFIGEYFYDIPDESKVQKNKIMFITDNDRLKEYAKLASEDLYMNVIMMDIDDIKKIEKANLTDTTDAIENIEKHKELIKLFDDISCIIVSVEKPRLNLLRNINRLLLDKSIPIVISILDGPFLNITTIKGKETGCYECFENRVVARNESLSVYNKFVEQSMNFKYNGKRTYIIPILQTFTSLALYEAFLFASIGKCKLAGRVINVYIPSIEIQIQDLLRVPFCPACGHISKAKYNEMYTSSKQIIENFSSKVIIK is encoded by the coding sequence ATGGCTAAAAAAAATATTAAACTTTATGATAATGTAAGTATCTTCTTTAATTCTGATAATGAGATTAGATTTAGAAAAGGAGTATGGAATTTTGAGGAGGCTTCTTTAGATCTTAATGATTTAAATGATAATATAAAAGAAGCTGTTATGTTCATTTCTAAAGAACTTTTTGATGATAAATTAATTTCTTTTGATGATATAGTAAAGAAATTTTCTCTTAATGATAAAGATAGTGACTTTTTGAATGATATTATATCTTCTCTTATAGGCAATAGATTTTTAGAGTATGATGATAAAAAAAATAATATGCTTAATACTGTTTATGAGTTTATAGGAGAATATTTTTATGATATACCAGATGAAAGTAAGGTTCAGAAGAATAAAATAATGTTCATTACTGATAATGACAGATTAAAAGAGTATGCAAAATTAGCATCAGAAGATTTGTATATGAATGTTATCATGATGGATATTGATGATATAAAAAAAATAGAGAAAGCAAATCTTACAGATACTACAGATGCCATTGAAAATATAGAAAAACATAAAGAATTAATAAAATTATTTGATGATATTTCCTGTATTATTGTAAGTGTTGAGAAGCCTAGATTAAATTTACTTAGAAATATAAACAGACTTCTTCTGGATAAATCTATACCAATAGTTATATCAATATTAGACGGACCGTTTTTAAATATTACTACAATAAAAGGTAAAGAAACCGGATGTTATGAATGTTTTGAAAATAGGGTAGTGGCTAGAAATGAAAGTTTATCAGTTTATAATAAATTTGTTGAGCAGAGTATGAATTTTAAATATAATGGTAAAAGAACTTATATAATACCTATTTTACAGACATTTACTTCTCTTGCATTATATGAAGCATTTTTATTTGCATCTATAGGTAAATGCAAACTAGCAGGACGCGTTATTAATGTTTATATACCTTCAATAGAGATTCAAATTCAGGATTTACTTAGAGTACCTTTCTGTCCTGCCTGCGGTCATATAAGTAAGGCTAAATATAATGAGATGTATACTTCTTCAAAGCAGATAATAGAAAATTTTTCAAGCAAAGTGATAATAAAATGA
- a CDS encoding SagB/ThcOx family dehydrogenase has translation MKDKKLKNKLKKIEVSKEELEAKEIPLLFSVVNFSSNMPVSMYADTIGIKTSESSYRATMHSEVNRNISEEYLLNSKKSLIDLSSMLNVVSYSSFPIDAALSNRVLLEEEVHKKGNALKLPTYKNINAPIGSVIRSRRSRRDFKGKPLTLVDLSTLLYYGDGISGDFDFNLNKNEYDTITFGDKYISKLRTAPSGGGLYPIYLYIAALNINNLDKGIYKYMPFTHSLEKIKLFSDEDLENYYNNNVFGGGIDLRKVALSVYYVYSLYENSRKYGDMGLQFALIETGEIAQNIQLTAAASGISACDIGGFNKTLSEDLLNIDGNTNHVVHLTLLSK, from the coding sequence ATGAAAGATAAAAAGTTAAAAAATAAATTAAAAAAAATAGAGGTATCAAAAGAAGAATTAGAAGCAAAGGAAATACCGTTGCTTTTTAGCGTTGTAAATTTTTCTTCCAATATGCCTGTTTCTATGTATGCAGATACTATAGGGATAAAAACTTCTGAATCATCATACAGGGCTACGATGCATTCAGAAGTAAATAGAAATATTAGTGAGGAATATCTTTTAAACTCTAAAAAATCATTAATAGATTTATCTTCTATGCTAAATGTTGTAAGTTATTCATCATTTCCTATAGATGCGGCTTTAAGTAACAGGGTGTTATTAGAAGAAGAAGTGCATAAAAAGGGAAATGCATTGAAACTTCCTACGTATAAAAATATTAATGCCCCTATAGGATCTGTAATAAGGTCAAGAAGAAGCAGAAGAGATTTTAAAGGCAAGCCATTAACATTAGTTGATTTATCTACTTTACTTTATTATGGAGATGGAATTTCAGGAGATTTTGATTTTAATTTAAATAAAAATGAATATGATACAATAACTTTTGGAGATAAATATATATCAAAGCTGAGAACAGCTCCTTCAGGCGGAGGACTTTATCCTATATATCTTTATATAGCCGCACTTAATATAAACAATCTTGATAAAGGTATATATAAATACATGCCTTTTACTCATTCGCTTGAAAAAATAAAATTATTTAGCGATGAAGATTTAGAAAATTATTATAATAATAATGTTTTCGGAGGCGGTATAGATTTAAGAAAAGTAGCATTATCTGTTTATTATGTTTATAGTTTGTATGAGAATTCGAGGAAGTACGGAGATATGGGACTTCAATTTGCTTTGATAGAAACAGGAGAGATTGCTCAAAATATACAGCTTACTGCTGCTGCAAGCGGTATTTCTGCATGTGATATTGGAGGATTTAATAAAACTTTATCCGAAGATTTACTTAATATTGATGGTAATACAAATCATGTTGTGCATTTGACTTTACTTTCAAAATAA